One Malus domestica chromosome 11, GDT2T_hap1 genomic region harbors:
- the LOC103448482 gene encoding probable F-box protein At4g22030 → MEIVSDRAEMHKNICAQRDNWNALLLNSVNGMTATAAIMAGLASAAGSGASILPLKLSAGLLYISVTGILLVMNKIQPSQLAEEQRNASRLFKRLHQEIKTTLFLKTPTSKDVKLAMEKVLALDKAYPLPLLGTMIEKFPSHVEPAVWWPEEHGTGHEKAGEEEVERNGWDEKLEEEMKGVLGVVRGKDGAEYVRLSNVVLKVNKVLAMCGPMLTVFAAAGAGVVGCDGFVGWWGAVLAVVCGGLGVVVNSLEHGGQVGMVFEMYRSSAGFFKLMEETIESALKEGEVGGKRENGEVFEVKVALQLGRSISELRDLASSESLASRLKQVKEEFASKLF, encoded by the coding sequence ATGGAGATTGTGTCTGACAGAGcagaaatgcataagaacataTGTGCTCAGAGGGACAACTGGAACGCCCTACTTTTGAACTCCGTGAACGGAATGACAGCCACGGCGGCGATCATGGCCGGACTCGCATCAGCAGCAGGATCCGGAGCGTCCATTCTGCCCCTCAAGCTCTCTGCTGGCCTCCTCTACATTTCCGTCACCGGGATTCTGCTGGTGATGAACAAAATCCAGCCTTCCCAGCTGGCGGAAGAACAGAGAAACGCTTCCAGGCTGTTCAAACGGCTTCACCAAGAGATCAAAACGACGCTGTTTCTGAAAACTCCGACTTCAAAGGACGTGAAACTTGCAATGGAGAAGGTGCTGGCATTGGACAAGGCCTACCCACTTCCTCTTTTGGGAACCATGATCGAGAAGTTCCCGTCCCACGTGGAGCCCGCTGTGTGGTGGCCGGAGGAGCACGGGACTGGGCATGAGAAGGCGGGCGAGGAGGAGGTAGAGAGGAACGGCTGGGATGAGAAGTTGGAGGAGGAAATGAAGGGCGTGTTGGGTGTGGTGAGAGGAAAAGATGGTGCGGAATACGTGAGGCTGAGCAATGTGGTGCTGAAGGTGAACAAGGTTCTGGCAATGTGTGGGCCAATGCTGACCGTGTTTGCGGCGGCTGGGGCGGGGGTTGTAGGGTGTGATGGGTTCGTCGGGTGGTGGGGTGCGGTGCTGGCTGTGGTGTGTGGGGGCTTGGGTGTGGTGGTGAATAGTTTGGAGCACGGCGGGCAGGTGGGGATGGTGTTTGAGATGTATAGGAGTTCTGCTGGGTTTTTTAAGCTGATGGAGGAGACGATAGAGTCGGCGTTGAAGGAAGGGGAGGTTGGGGGAAAGAGGGAGAATGGGGAGGTGTTCGAAGTGAAAGTGGCGCTTCAGCTCGGAAGGAGCATTTCGGAGCTCAGAGATCTGGCGAGTTCTGAGTCTTTGGCTTCCAGATTGAAGCAGGTCAAAGAGGAGTTTGCAAGCAAgctcttttaa